The Trypanosoma brucei brucei TREU927 chromosome 9, whole genome shotgun sequence genome includes a window with the following:
- a CDS encoding ubiquitin-protein ligase, putative (similar to Thyroid receptor interacting protein 12 (TRIP12). (Swiss-Prot:Q14669) (Homo sapiens;); similar over 1679aa to HECT ubiquitin-protein ligase 3 (GB:AAP91821.1) (Arabidopsis thaliana)), which yields MSRQLVVDSKQQIKAVQHLSKDPERVVGALEDMCMSLVMGVEVYLRGFDSMRVVPTLVHMAESERFFRAGDALTMIFRALSLIMEHVPTSYCGVHPYHKRLVRIATEVLARVHSREMRFSNLDRVMLMEEVLRLIRFVTLDESSVSLVHLGLRDVTKTAQYENALLTRQALDVLLAVCSKVVLPSETRKRKFFSSVVSLFSCCKSLKDEQQENKPCVKPSVVTTDHILVPFLQGMIQQYASSLESSPDSWSLLELALQCLGMLIRRAVLFNRLSSAQRMITSELCRCLYRLLLLNDGNVALDPSVRSERLLFSETMIDIILTADWVNVSDMLLSKEARAFYGIVLDDSDPSITMLLSDPFPVGGISRAAHRRDKNHIVSIAAIRHFILASPPLPSEAFGPKPKVVLPVHKWMWEDEMRHNSPIPEEACVTLETCLARRTKEVTLRIHSKILTANLATMKICSGFGGAELNISRKFVPFVFHVMNEADIRSVKAAKDVTGVVEYIANSAEENIGVPISSGMDKLVNRRESELCRYYVLNNSAPVPAASMKIAEMYLESLCKYATWASGSMAMQLGVCACAALLQAAILAKKPQQLTELLRKTMRPLCDMLRTALISADKATKSVALTMMVWLLRHPGSSEWKAAETAYRCGVVKQLENLANSKCKRLDDRQADDQDGKIRRMVPKVKLEGPENRTMHLMAMVRAILSTVEKEMSENSVPPSARSHVGCVTALWESVQELRKQTMVFGTHQKVVAQVLRVMEKTSGNITAFEISKMGIADAVLGYLLMSNTGGDEYDTNEEIGATCAAESSGALISEGVVPGLTVDTGTDPATFGGVRIADQLKRLCQKDRLKCFLQLMAEYPRGVEALIENLVSALCLISNLPFVESLMTSQRVTCVPLTKAMSAVSQLSQDVSLCRKTVYPSSSGNPCRRGVSHDRGRNQPCSSLKSGDIPSSTPSQRAVSQRGSKLTVRESCPNGHLLLSLEMIAPKRSCESCEEQLETGFGCNVCNYFLCVSCHSHFITSRDGGATGRRSSSFNGVAAGAPDTVVQPKSRVNVATSAHLFSSIGDIERTFRTDSNSTKGTEVAPCPQSTLAAEVFLERVQLVLSRKKETMSYVELRQELQRLIDGFIAQRETIESLDELDAHNKKTPVDLEEPSRLERMLHDAMEDRYVLYTSPTGRCAYQETLMGNIMQRALNLGLVDVVGQLESCLVTPESHGEPLNLGGGEKGLSKTLLLLRGDIVNGEVPPSATEDKEHITSWQLNRFHHFESDAHTHCCCGLRSREELNTAYPSKLVRKPSHLSQSPDVLLLILLHKILQPLMVANTIPINPDVFVSAILTTQLVKSVAASALRIALLPPRIAVPRWVDFILTEAKFLVPPSVREDVVRFLAYGARRALHANIRSSMGSRRYRMYKVYPSEWSKYENHKYVVSRNDLLHGAYMVLRKGAECRAPISIQFKGEVGIGQGPTAHFYTLIARELTKCRLRLWNNSSRSSTTHESGDSCGNRQLRSKSNSGTFDDEQRVESRPEGLFPCSSVPKVLQRFSTDLSLSSCRDTKALTERFLCMNDFFEVDEERAQLYYLVGTVLGRAFTDAVVFPLDISPALALFLCRGIPPSRIVLRCTEKEEQPWEPERPIDFMSLGIEEVEMMDKQVASSLRSLLSMSSKELSSLDLPFTMPGDDRFEMIDKGQSTCVNSTNVSAYIRRAASALLYESVVMPIRFITYGFRDVVPCEALAALDASEAMSLLCGNRIRDSEPLWTAAEIKSIIVPDHGYNSESPQITMLQNILAKRFGPREQRAFLLFCTGCPRLPHGGISALGAITVVQSTHMPTLPDASHTEGNGKDGSNGGRKGGDRSRRISRTGNGTKAVGIDWPLPSVNTCFRYLKMPPYPTEELMYNKLQLSIMYAGDTFELS from the coding sequence ATGTCAAGACAGCTAGTGGTGGACTCCAAGCAGCAAATTAAGGCGGTTCAACATCTGAGCAAAGACCCTGAGAGAGTGGTTGGTGCACTGGAGGATATGTGCATGTCTCTCGTAATGGGTGTAGAGGTTTATTTACGTGGATTTGATTCAATGAGGGTGGTACCGACTTTAGTACACATGGCGGAGAGTGAGCGCTTTTTTAGGGCTGGCGATGCCTTGACGATGATCTTTCGCGCACTTTCACTCATAATGGAACATGTCCCCACTTCGTATTGTGGAGTGCATCCATACCACAAGCGCCTTGTACGTATAGCAACGGAAGTTCTTGCACGTGTTCATAGTCGGGAGATGCGCTTCAGCAACTTGGATCGCGTCATGCTGATGGAGGAGGTCCTCCGGCTTATTCGGTTCGTCACGCTGGATGAAAGTAGCGTTTCCTTAGTACACCTTGGCTTAAGAGATGTCACCAAGACTGCACAGTATGAGAACGCCCTACTTACGCGACAGGCTCTCGACGTTCTTTTAGCCGTTTGCTCCAAGGTTGTACTACCGTCAGAaacgaggaagaggaaattcTTCAGCAGTGTAGTATCCTTATTCTCCTGCTGCAAGTCCCTTAAAGATGaacaacaggaaaataaACCTTGCGTCAAGCCATCTGTAGTAACTACGGACCACATTCTTGTGCCGTTCTTGCAAGGTATGATTCAGCAGTATGCGTCAAGTCTTGAATCATCGCCAGACTCATGGTCGTTGTTGGAGTTGGCATTGCAGTGTCTCGGCATGCTCATACGACGGGCTGTGCTCTTCAACCGCCTTTCATCTGCGCAGAGAATGATAACATCGGAGCTCTGCCGATGTCTTTACCGACTTCTTTTGTTAAATGATGGTAACGTCGCACTTGACCCTTCCGTGCGCTCTGAGCGTCTTCTCTTCTCGGAAACGATGATAGACATTATCCTTACGGCAGATTGGGTTAATGTGAGTGATATGCTTCTTTCCAAGGAAGCGCGGGCTTTTTATGGAATTGTACTCGATGACTCAGACCCGAGCATTACAATGCTTCTGTCCGACCCTTTTCCTGTTGGTGGCATATCACGGGCCGCACATCGGCGCGATAAAAATCATATTGTTTCCATTGCTGCCATACGTCACTTTATTTTGGCATCCCCCCCACTTCCCAGTGAGGCTTTTGGGCCAAAGCCCAAAGTAGTTCTTCCTGTGCACAAATGGATGTGGGAAGATGAAATGCGGCATAACAGTCCCATACCGGAGGAGGCTTGTGTGACGCTGGAAACTTGCTTGGCTCGTCGTACAAAAGAGGTGACGCTTAGGATACACTCAAAGATACTAACTGCGAATCTTGCAACAATGAAGATCTGCAGCGGATTTGGAGGTGCTGAGCTCAATATTTCACGCAAATTCGTCCCCTTTGTCTTTCATGTGATGAATGAAGCAGATATACGATCTGTGAAAGCAGCGAAGGATGTCACGGGTGTTGTTGAATACATAGCAAACTCTGCAGAAGAAAATATAGGAGTGCCAATTTCTTCTGGTATGGACAAACTAGTAAACAGGCGTGAGTCGGAGTTGTGTCGTTACTATGTTCTCAACAACAGCGCGCCAGTTCCAGCCGCATCCATGAAGATCGCGGAGATGTATCTTGAGAGTCTATGCAAATATGCAACCTGGGCGTCGGGATCAATGGCTATGCAACTGGGCGTGTGTGCCTGCGCGGCTCTGCTTCAGGCAGCGATATTGGCCAAGAAACCCCAGCAACTTACGGAACTGTTGCGCAAGACAATGCGTCCGTTGTGTGACATGCTTCGCACCGCACTCATTTCGGCTGACAAGGCAACGAAATCCGTGGCTCTCACGATGATGGTGTGGCTTCTTCGCCACCCAGGGTCATCAGAGTGGAAAGCGGCAGAGACGGCTTATAGATGCGGCGTAGTGAAGCAGTTGGAAAATTTGGCCAATTCGAAATGCAAAAGGCTGGATGATCGACAGGCAGATGATCAAGATGGTAAAATTCGTCGGATGGTACCAAAAGTCAAGCTGGAGGGACCCGAGAACCGAACGATGCACTTAATGGCGATGGTTCGTGCGATACTGTCAACTGTGGAGAAAGAGATGAGTGAAAACTCAGTTCCCCCTTCGGCCCGGTCTCATGTAGGTTGTGTTACAGCCCTTTGGGAGTCAGTGCAAGAACTGAGAAAGCAAACTATGGTATTTGGAACGCACCAGAAGGTAGTGGCACAAGTACTGAGGGTTATGGAGAAAACGTCGGGAAATATAACAGCATTTGAGATATCTAAAATGGGTATTGCGGATGCGGTGTTGGGCTATCTATTAATGTCGAACACTGGAGGAGACGAGTATGATACAAATGAGGAGATAGGGGCGACTTGCGCTGCTGAATCTTCCGGTGCGTTGATAAGTGAGGGAGTTGTCCCGGGCCTTACGGTTGACACAGGAACCGACCCAGCAACTTTTGGGGGTGTGCGTATCGCTGATCAACTTAAACGGCTCTGCCAGAAAGATCGTCTCAAATGTTTCTTACAATTAATGGCCGAGTATCCACGTGGTGTGGAGGCGTTAATCGAAAATTTAGTTTCTGCCCTTTGTCTTATCAGCAACTTGCCCTTTGTTGAATCGCTGATGACATCGCAGCGTGTGACTTGTGTGCCGCTGACCAAAGCCATGAGTGCAGTTTCGCAGCTATCGCAGGATGTATCTCTGTGTCGCAAGACAGTTTACCCATCCAGTTCGGGAAATCCTTGCCGCCGTGGTGTTAGCCACGATCGGGGAAGGAATCAACCCTGCAGCAGCCTCAAATCCGGGGATATTCCTAGTTCCACGCCCTCCCAACGTGCAGTGTCGCAGCGCGGTTCGAAACTAACGGTACGTGAGTCTTGTCCAAATGGCCATTTGTTGCTTTCACTGGAGATGATCGCACCGAAACGTTCCTGCGAGTCATGTGAAGAGCAACTGGAGACGGGGTTCGGTTGTAATGTGTGTAACTATTTTCTCTGTGTTAGTTGCCATAGCCATTTTATCACTTCGCGTGATGGCGGTGCTACGGGTCGTCGCTCCTCATCTTTTAATGGTGTTGCAGCGGGGGCCCCTGACACAGTAGTACAGCCAAAGTCACGTGTGAACGTTGCTACTAGTGCACATTTGTTTTCTAGCATTGGGGATATTGAGCGGACATTCCGCACAGACTCTAACTCCACCAAGGGTACCGAAGTTGCTCCTTGTCCGCAATCGACTCTCGCTGCTGAGGTGTTTCTGGAACGAGTGCAACTGGTTTTGTCgcgaaaaaaggaaacgatgAGTTATGTTGAGCTCCGGCAGGAGTTGCAGCGACTGATTGACGGCTTCATCGCGCAGCGGGAGACGATCGAATCTCTAGACGAACTTGATGcccacaacaaaaaaacgccTGTGGACCTGGAGGAACCAAGCAGGTTGGAGCGTATGTTGCACGATGCCATGGAAGATCGGTATGTTTTGTATACGTCACCCACGGGACGTTGTGCTTATCAGGAAACTCTCATGGGAAACATAATGCAGCGGGCGTTGAATTTGGGTCTAGTGGATGTTGTGGGTCAGCTGGAGAGCTGTCTTGTGACCCCAGAGAGTCACGGAGAACCTTTGAACTTGGGTGGTGGAGAAAAGGGCTTATCCAAAACACTCCTTCTGTTGCGTGGGGACATTGTGAATGGAGAAGTACCGCCGTCAGCAACTGAGGACAAGGAGCATATAACGAGCTGGCAGCTGAACCGATTTCATCATTTTGAAAGCGACGCTCACACACACTGCTGTTGTGGCCTGCGGTCGAGGGAAGAGCTGAACACTGCCTACCCGTCGAAATTGGTGCGTAAGCCGTCACATCTTTCGCAGAGTCCGGATGTTCTTCTTCTCATCCTTCTTCACAAAATACTTCAACCATTAATGGTGGCGAATACGATCCCTATCAACCCCGACGTTTTTGTAAGCGCCATTCTGACAACTCAGCTTGTTAAATCCGTAGCGGCATCGGCGCTTCGTATAGCGCTTCTGCCACCACGTATCGCTGTTCCACGCTGGGTTGACTTCATTTTGACGGAGGCAAAGTTTCTTGTTCCCCCATCCGTTCGGGAGGATGTCGTACGTTTTCTTGCGTATGGTGCTCGCCGCGCGCTTCATGCGAATATAAGAAGCTCAATGGGGAGTCGGAGGTATCGTATGTACAAGGTGTATCCGTCAGAGTGGTCCAAGTATGAAAACCACAAGTATGTTGTCAGTCGCAATGATTTGCTTCATGGAGCCTACATGGTTCTCAGAAAAGGGGCGGAATGCCGTGCGCCTATATCGATTCAGTTCAAGGGTGAGGTCGGGATAGGCCAGGGACCGACGGCACACTTCTACACCCTCATTGCAAGGGAGCTCACCAAGTGTCGGCTGCGGCTATGGAATAACTCTTCACGCTCGTCAACAACGCATGAAAGTGGTGACAGTTGTGGAAACCGCCAATTAAGGTCGAAGAGTAACAGCGGGACATTTGACGATGAGCAGAGGGTGGAGTCCCGCCCTGAGGGACTTTTTCCGTGTAGCTCCGTCCCCAAAGTACTCCAACGTTTTTCAACAGATCTATCGCTGTCTTCCTGTCGTGACACTAAAGCGTTGACGGAAAGGTTTCTCTGTATGAATGATTTTTTCGAGGTGGATGAAGAGCGCGCCCAGTTGTATTATCTCGTTGGCACCGTACTGGGTCGGGCATTCACCGATGCAGTTGTCTTTCCTTTGGATATCAGTCCTGCATTGGCGCTGTTTCTTTGCCGTGGAATTCCACCATCACGTATAGTGCTTCGCTGcacggaaaaggaggagcagCCGTGGGAGCCGGAGCGACCCATCGACTTCATGTCACTTGGCATCGAAGAAGTGGAGATGATGGATAAGCAAGTGGCTTCCAGCTTACGTTCATTGCTTTCAATGAGTTCGAAAGAGTTGTCATCCCTTGATTTACCCTTCACAATGCCCGGTGACGATAGATTCGAGATGATAGACAAGGGACAGAGCACATGCGTAAACTCGACGAATGTATCCGCTTACATTAGACGAGCTGCCAGCGCTCTCTTGTATGAGTCAGTCGTTATGCCCATCCGCTTCATTACATATGGTTTCCGTGATGTGGTCCCTTGCGAGGCGCTAGCAGCACTTGATGCCAGCGAGGCGATGTCGTTGTTGTGTGGCAATCGCATCAGGGATTCCGAACCCCTCTGGACAGCTGCAGAGATCAAATCCATCATCGTCCCCGATCATGGTTATAACAGCGAGTCCCCACAGATAACAATGCTGCAGAATATTCTCGCGAAGCGCTTTGGCCCCCGTGAGCAACGagcatttcttctcttctgtaCGGGCTGCCCGCGCCTTCCGCATGGCGGCATCAGTGCACTTGGTGCCATTACAGTTGTGCAAAGTACCCATATGCCGACATTACCTGATGCCTCCCATACGGAAGGCAATGGCAAAGACGGTTCTAACGGCGGGCGAAAAGGCGGTGATCGGTCACGGCGGATCTCACGGACGGGCAACGGAACTaaagctgtgggaatagatTGGCCCCTTCCATCCGTCAATACGTGTTTCCGCTATTTGAAGATGCCACCGTACCCAACAGAAGAACTAATGTATAATAAACTTCAACTCAGCATCATGTACGCAGGGGATACATTCGAGCTGTCGTAG
- a CDS encoding phosphoinositide-binding protein, putative, translated as MSENVFEFRVLEPEERKGGGALDLAYWMYRIRTSTTLPMYPRKEMEVVRRYNDFVWFRTQLCEAYPYCIIPPIPEKEVHGTFNKIVGSASQSATRTRDYRQRALKKFLTRVGAHPRLRTAQLLQEFLEMDETEWERRMQAPVAGAGRSLRNSIGDSVGQVLSRTWNDAQTLEDAGAAYSQAVNNGAVDMTAWEGTRRYIKQLDESMKVLREQVQVLVDRRRNTSNSLHEFGVAFEKVAEVDGMVGQSSLTRVLSAVGQHNDQLSTLYVEHANDETKQVVETLSYYHGMCGSVRATLKHLLQSAHHVEALARQLEGLRAQRDKVLDQVGQAARRAKLENEISEQEQLLERARQELTDGEAIFKEEIHRFHRDKQYDIKTILKMFADLQIKYAGRLKQSWEKLSPLLTQGQPISDHLIDDD; from the coding sequence ATGTCTGAAAATGTCTTTGAGTTCCGTGTTCTGGAGCCGGAAGAGCGCAAAGGCGGAGGAGCCCTTGATTTGGCGTATTGGATGTATCGCATCCGCACTTCCACCACACTGCCCATGTACCCACGCAAGGAAATGGAAGTGGTAAGGCGTTATAATGACTTTGTATGGTTCCGCACGCAACTGTGTGAAGCATACCCGTACTGCATCATACCACCCATTCCTGAAAAGGAAGTGCATGGGACATTTAATAAAATCGTCGGTTCCGCTTCTCAGAGTGCCACTCGGACACGCGATTACCGCCAGCGCGCCCTGAAGAAATTCCTCACCCGCGTTGGTGCTCACCCGCGTCTTCGCACCGCACAACTTTTGCAGGAATTTCTTGAGATGGATGAGACGGAGTGGGAACGGCGCATGCAAGCCCCTGTTGCTGGCGCTGGCAGGTCGTTGAGGAATTCGATTGGCGACAGCGTTGGTCAAGTGCTTTCCCGCACGTGGAATGATGCACAAACGCTGGAAGACGCTGGCGCGGCATATTCGCAAGCTGTCAATAACGGTGCCGTTGATATGACTGCATGGGAGGGAACGCGAAGGTATATTAAACAACTGGACGAGAGTATGAAGGTATTGCGGGAGCAGGTGCAAGTCCTCGTCGACCGGCGTAGGAATACCAGCAACTCCCTGCATGAATTTGGTGTTGCTTTTGAAAAAGTGGCGGAGGTGGACGGGATGGTTGGTCAATCATCACTCACTCGTGTGCTCTCGGCTGTTGGCCAGCACAATGACCAACTTTCTACTCTATATGTGGAGCATGCTAAtgatgaaacaaaacaagtagTCGAAACACTCAGCTACTACCACGGCATGTGTGGCTCCGTCCGTGCAACACTAAAACATTTGCTGCAAAGCGCACATCATGTGGAGGCCCTCGCACGCCAGTTAGAAGGTCTCAGGGCGCAGAGGGATAAAGTGTTGGATCAGGTTGGGCAGGCAGCACGCCGCGCAAAACTGGAGAATGAAATCAGTGAACAAGAACAGTTATTGGAAAGGGCGCGACAGGAGTTGACGGATGGCGAGGCGATTTTCAAGGAAGAAATTCATCGCTTCCATCGTGACAAGCAATATGACATCAAAACAATTCTAAAGATGTTTGCTGACCTGCAGATCAAATACGCGGGGCGTCTGAAGCAGTCATGGGAGAAGCTCTCGCCTCTATTGACGCAGGGCCAACCCATCAGTGACCATTTGATTGATGACGATTAG